One part of the bacterium genome encodes these proteins:
- a CDS encoding aminotransferase class I/II-fold pyridoxal phosphate-dependent enzyme yields the protein MIKIPHHIENLWPYKAGKSISELAREKGLKRIVKLASNENPNGPSPRALAAIRQALPQSHLYVDPGAYELTQAIAKEFGKRPSQIVCGHGTDAIIEYILVAFSDAGDEVLTSQGTFIGIYVNTNKLGRRLVALPLKNYAFDLEAIVKSGTEKTKIIYLANPNNPTGSIFTRSQFDWFMSRVPDYVTVILDEAYCQYCENEPEYPNGLEYEYDNLIVTRTFSKAYGLGGLRVGFASGPERLISAITKVKLPFEPNHLAQVGALAALTDYEFLKLTQVVNARSIRMFEDGFDQLGISRIKTYCNSILLLMPTEQFAEQFFLRCLDRGLIVRHVKSFGIPEGIRINSGSEDETEFALEVIADVYPGLLKEHTQGNVTQNEACIIHQSE from the coding sequence GTGATTAAGATTCCACACCACATTGAAAATCTCTGGCCGTACAAAGCAGGCAAATCGATTTCTGAACTCGCGCGCGAGAAGGGTCTCAAGCGCATTGTTAAACTGGCTTCCAATGAAAACCCCAACGGCCCGTCGCCGCGGGCACTCGCGGCAATCCGGCAAGCGCTGCCGCAATCGCATCTCTATGTCGATCCCGGCGCCTATGAACTCACGCAGGCAATTGCCAAAGAATTCGGCAAACGTCCCTCGCAAATTGTCTGTGGACACGGCACCGATGCGATCATCGAATACATCCTCGTCGCCTTCTCGGACGCCGGCGATGAAGTTCTGACTTCGCAAGGCACCTTCATCGGTATCTACGTTAACACCAACAAGCTCGGTCGCAGACTCGTCGCGCTTCCTCTGAAGAATTACGCATTCGATCTCGAAGCGATCGTCAAATCCGGCACCGAAAAAACCAAGATCATTTACTTGGCAAATCCCAACAATCCGACCGGCAGCATCTTCACTCGTTCACAATTTGATTGGTTTATGTCGCGCGTGCCCGACTATGTCACCGTCATACTCGACGAAGCCTATTGCCAATACTGCGAAAACGAACCCGAGTATCCGAACGGCTTGGAATACGAATACGACAATCTCATCGTCACGCGCACCTTCTCCAAAGCCTACGGTCTTGGCGGTTTGCGCGTCGGATTCGCCTCAGGACCGGAGCGCTTAATCAGCGCCATTACCAAGGTCAAACTGCCATTCGAACCAAATCATCTCGCGCAGGTTGGCGCGTTAGCGGCGCTGACCGATTACGAATTCCTGAAACTAACACAGGTTGTCAACGCTCGCTCAATCCGCATGTTCGAAGACGGCTTTGACCAACTCGGAATCTCTCGCATCAAGACATACTGCAATTCGATTCTGCTGCTCATGCCGACCGAGCAATTCGCCGAGCAGTTCTTCTTGCGTTGTCTCGATCGCGGCCTTATTGTCCGCCACGTAAAATCCTTCGGAATCCCCGAAGGTATCCGTATCAATTCTGGTTCGGAGGACGAGACTGAGTTTGCGCTCGAAGTGATCGCCGATGTCTATCCGGGTCTTTTGAAAGAACACACACAGGGGAATGTAACTCAGAATGAAGCTTGTATCATTCATCAATCAGAATAA
- a CDS encoding DUF2085 domain-containing protein: MAIWSPVVALFVYFVGGLIPALSHPMQTGTLPLALFRAYSHTCHQIPERSFFHDNSQFGFCARCTGFYGGLALAMLFVLATSRTRQITLPWLLVLSAPIFVDVAFDLSSHCSIANELRFATGLLGAFSVTLFVYPRFLKAASNSLAPDRDTT, encoded by the coding sequence GTGGCCATTTGGTCACCTGTGGTCGCCCTCTTTGTTTACTTTGTCGGCGGTCTAATTCCTGCTCTCAGCCATCCGATGCAGACCGGAACCTTGCCGTTAGCGCTATTTCGAGCATACTCACATACCTGCCATCAAATTCCAGAGCGTTCGTTCTTTCACGACAATTCCCAATTCGGCTTTTGTGCCCGCTGTACCGGCTTCTACGGCGGATTAGCATTAGCCATGCTATTTGTACTTGCAACCTCTCGGACTCGGCAAATTACATTGCCTTGGCTTCTTGTCCTGAGCGCCCCGATTTTCGTCGACGTCGCCTTTGACCTAAGCAGTCATTGTAGCATCGCCAATGAGTTGCGCTTCGCCACCGGACTACTTGGCGCGTTCTCCGTGACTTTGTTCGTCTATCCGCGTTTCCTCAAAGCCGCAAGCAATTCACTTGCTCCCGACCGCGACACAACGTAA
- the hppD gene encoding 4-hydroxyphenylpyruvate dioxygenase → MANTLGIKTWDYAEFYVGSARMAAYWFSRALGLRITGYSGPETGVRDRISFYLTSSEIKIVVTSALQPSTYDIWGWVQKHGDGVKRWAIQVEDVDKAYRFALSNGAVFERAPHMIKDENGYVVEASMKIYDDTELVLINYDNYKGLFRPGFKEPHQKMRLNFNAGGLKHFDHIVGNVRTNEMNQWANYFNKTMDFETFLDFGPGDISTKYSALLSKVVRSKDDLIKMPINEPYDGIAKSQIEEYIEHYHGAGIQHIALYTDNILESIEALRDNGIEFLAVPDTYYDELKKKNINMKEDIDELQRLRILCDASMGSGGYLLQLFTKPIGDRPTFFFEVIQRVNGAQGFGQGNFQALFEAIEQDQALRGTLMRT, encoded by the coding sequence ATGGCAAATACCCTCGGAATCAAGACCTGGGACTACGCCGAATTCTACGTCGGCTCCGCGCGCATGGCCGCCTATTGGTTCAGCCGCGCCCTCGGACTGCGCATCACCGGCTATTCTGGCCCCGAAACCGGCGTCCGTGACCGCATTTCGTTCTATCTCACTTCCAGCGAAATCAAAATCGTGGTTACTTCGGCGCTTCAGCCAAGCACCTACGATATCTGGGGCTGGGTGCAGAAACACGGCGACGGCGTCAAGCGCTGGGCCATCCAGGTCGAAGACGTCGACAAAGCCTACCGCTTCGCGCTCTCCAACGGCGCAGTCTTCGAACGTGCACCACACATGATTAAAGACGAAAACGGCTACGTCGTCGAAGCTTCCATGAAAATCTACGACGACACCGAATTGGTGCTGATCAATTACGACAATTACAAAGGACTCTTCCGTCCCGGCTTTAAGGAACCGCACCAAAAAATGCGTCTCAACTTCAACGCCGGCGGACTCAAGCATTTCGATCACATCGTCGGCAATGTCCGCACAAACGAAATGAACCAGTGGGCGAACTACTTCAACAAGACGATGGATTTCGAGACCTTTCTCGATTTCGGCCCCGGCGACATTTCGACGAAGTATTCGGCATTGCTTTCCAAAGTCGTCCGCTCCAAAGATGACCTCATTAAAATGCCGATCAACGAACCCTACGATGGCATCGCCAAGTCTCAGATCGAGGAATACATCGAACACTATCACGGCGCCGGAATCCAGCACATTGCGCTCTACACCGACAATATCCTCGAATCGATCGAAGCGCTCCGCGACAACGGCATAGAATTTCTCGCAGTGCCTGATACATACTATGACGAGCTAAAGAAGAAGAACATCAATATGAAGGAAGACATCGACGAACTCCAGCGTCTGCGCATTCTTTGCGATGCTTCAATGGGCTCCGGCGGATATCTATTGCAGTTGTTCACCAAACCGATAGGGGATCGCCCGACTTTCTTCTTCGAAGTCATCCAGCGCGTCAATGGCGCTCAGGGATTCGGTCAGGGCAATTTCCAGGCGCTGTTCGAAGCCATCGAGCAAGACCAGGCCCTGCGCGGCACGCTCATGCGCACATAA
- the recN gene encoding DNA repair protein RecN, with protein sequence MIKLSRLALKNFAVVSSADINFADGFTAITGETGAGKSLIVGAISLLLGERSSSDFIRAGATIATIEGEFTGDIASLNRDLADDDIALTGSSFTITREIQSDGKSRALINDQRVNVATLKKIGDRICDLHGQHQHQWLLDSDRHLWFLDRYGQCADAFSAYTAALSEYRTAQSRILSLARRIAENNEKQELYRFQLQEIDTVAILPNEEDSLESERKQLENVLKIRTALESSVALIESDNGAAHISGEILKNLRSIAESYPAVAEYEKEIESVKISFTEIARSLNQSLAGIAEDPARLEQIGERLSDIYNLKRKYGGTVTAVLDYAGKIRSALDSNDSMELELAALKRNLEPLQTFLLTTADKLQHERETAAKKLSKSMKKELSELGLPKAEFVVKFSAHASGELLNHQDKSINLGEQGPMAGEFFFNANAGEEAKPLVQVASGGEVSRVMLALKSLIAGNDRVGLLVFDEIDAGIGGETALLVARKLKQLAARQQLIVITHLQQIASFADHHLKAIKREVAKRTESELIPLTREERVVELGRMISGGDFGDIERKQAEKLLKMAREE encoded by the coding sequence ATGATAAAACTCTCTCGTCTCGCACTCAAAAATTTCGCCGTAGTCTCCAGTGCGGATATCAACTTCGCCGATGGCTTCACTGCTATCACCGGCGAAACCGGCGCAGGGAAGTCCCTCATCGTCGGCGCCATCAGCCTGCTCCTCGGCGAACGCAGCAGCAGCGACTTCATTCGTGCCGGTGCAACAATCGCCACAATCGAAGGCGAATTCACTGGTGATATCGCATCACTCAATCGCGACCTTGCCGATGACGACATCGCTCTCACCGGCAGTTCGTTCACCATCACCCGCGAAATCCAGTCCGATGGCAAGAGCCGCGCCCTGATAAACGACCAGCGCGTCAACGTCGCCACTCTTAAGAAAATCGGCGACCGCATTTGCGACCTCCACGGCCAGCATCAGCACCAGTGGTTGCTCGATTCCGACCGCCACCTCTGGTTTCTCGACCGCTATGGCCAATGTGCAGACGCATTCTCCGCATACACAGCGGCGCTATCGGAATACCGCACCGCTCAAAGTCGCATCTTATCTTTGGCGCGCAGGATTGCCGAAAACAATGAGAAACAGGAACTCTATCGCTTCCAATTGCAGGAAATCGACACTGTCGCAATTCTCCCCAATGAAGAAGACTCGCTCGAATCCGAACGCAAGCAGTTGGAAAACGTCTTGAAAATTCGCACCGCGCTGGAATCTTCCGTCGCCCTGATCGAATCCGACAACGGCGCCGCCCATATCTCCGGCGAAATACTCAAGAATCTTCGCTCAATCGCCGAGTCGTATCCCGCTGTCGCCGAATACGAAAAGGAAATCGAGTCGGTCAAAATCAGCTTCACCGAGATCGCCCGCTCGCTCAATCAATCCTTGGCCGGAATCGCCGAAGACCCCGCTCGTCTCGAACAAATAGGGGAGAGGCTCTCAGACATTTACAATCTCAAGCGCAAATACGGCGGCACCGTTACGGCAGTACTGGACTATGCCGGAAAAATCCGCTCCGCCCTTGACTCCAACGACTCGATGGAATTGGAACTCGCCGCACTCAAACGCAATCTCGAACCGCTCCAGACTTTCTTGCTGACTACCGCGGACAAACTTCAGCACGAGCGGGAAACTGCCGCCAAGAAGCTCTCCAAGTCGATGAAGAAAGAGCTCTCCGAGCTCGGTCTTCCCAAAGCCGAGTTTGTGGTCAAATTCTCCGCTCACGCATCCGGCGAATTGCTCAATCATCAAGACAAATCGATCAACCTCGGTGAGCAGGGTCCGATGGCAGGCGAATTCTTCTTCAATGCCAACGCCGGTGAGGAAGCCAAACCCCTTGTCCAGGTTGCATCCGGCGGCGAGGTCAGCCGCGTTATGCTTGCCCTCAAATCGCTCATTGCCGGAAACGACCGCGTCGGCCTTCTGGTCTTCGACGAAATCGATGCCGGTATCGGCGGCGAAACCGCACTGCTTGTGGCGCGCAAACTCAAACAGCTCGCAGCGCGCCAGCAGTTGATCGTTATCACCCACTTACAGCAGATCGCTTCCTTCGCTGATCACCACCTCAAAGCCATCAAGCGCGAGGTCGCAAAACGCACCGAATCGGAATTGATTCCGCTCACCCGCGAAGAACGCGTAGTCGAGCTTGGCCGCATGATCTCCGGCGGCGATTTCGGCGACATCGAGCGCAAACAAGCGGAAAAACTCCTCAAAATGGCAAGAGAAGAATAG
- a CDS encoding DUF4013 domain-containing protein: MDNLGRAFNFMFEDPEWLQKILIGGCFVLLSCILIGVPFVFGYMLLLIKNTTEGRPVPLPAWDNLGDKFTSGLMFLVMLLLWAVPVWLVSIVLIMIPCIGWIILVPFVLAVYLLIPYIMARFAVGGKISDAFDFAGIIAFLTQNLMNLVIVLVMSIVLNIISYFGILALGVGFLFTNFWAQLGIAYLAGELYRTGQKGKAVTAQP; this comes from the coding sequence ATGGATAATCTAGGTCGTGCATTCAATTTTATGTTCGAGGATCCGGAATGGCTGCAGAAAATCCTGATCGGCGGCTGCTTCGTGCTGTTGTCCTGTATCTTGATCGGTGTGCCGTTCGTCTTCGGCTACATGCTCTTGTTGATCAAGAACACCACCGAAGGCCGGCCGGTGCCACTCCCAGCCTGGGACAATCTCGGCGACAAATTCACTTCAGGTCTAATGTTCCTCGTCATGCTCCTCCTATGGGCAGTACCGGTATGGCTTGTCAGTATTGTATTGATTATGATTCCTTGTATCGGCTGGATTATTCTGGTCCCCTTTGTACTGGCAGTGTATCTGCTGATTCCATACATCATGGCGCGTTTTGCCGTCGGCGGTAAGATATCGGATGCCTTTGATTTTGCCGGCATCATCGCTTTCCTGACGCAAAATCTGATGAATCTGGTTATTGTCTTGGTGATGTCAATTGTCCTCAACATCATCTCGTATTTCGGTATTCTCGCCTTAGGCGTCGGCTTCCTTTTCACGAATTTCTGGGCACAACTCGGTATAGCCTATCTTGCCGGCGAACTCTATCGTACTGGCCAGAAGGGCAAGGCAGTTACCGCTCAGCCGTGA
- a CDS encoding homogentisate 1,2-dioxygenase yields MPFYHKLGKIPAKRHTTFFKPDGESLYREELFSTLGFSGIHTNKYHIHMPTRVKDVREITPNESAVWKEAPLLYYHFFTDKKKTGGDFISARNIFLRNNHCIVSTAHPDKNPEVFYRNSFGHAYVFIHHGSGNLLSEYGQLPFEPGDQIVVPRGTTYQMFFDKLEGNKLLFCESDTPFDVPKHYRNEYGQMLEGAPFCERDVKLPEHMDAVDEEGDFKMILKAWNRTFEYTLPHHPFDVVGWDGYNYPHAINIKDYCPIVGKIHLPPPVHLLFKTQHFVVCNFVPRPFDFHPESIPAPYFHSNIDSDEILYYVDGDFMSRKGVVEGSITLHPGGLPHGPQPGKTEASIGKKETSEWAIMIDTFEPLLPTLNVKETLDPDYARSWLDENSNGRYVGTVS; encoded by the coding sequence ATGCCTTTCTACCATAAACTCGGGAAGATTCCCGCCAAGCGCCATACCACTTTCTTCAAACCCGATGGCGAATCGCTCTACCGCGAGGAACTCTTTTCCACTCTCGGATTCTCCGGAATCCACACCAACAAGTATCACATCCACATGCCGACTCGCGTCAAGGATGTTCGCGAGATCACGCCGAATGAATCTGCTGTCTGGAAAGAAGCCCCGCTTCTGTATTATCACTTCTTTACCGACAAAAAGAAAACCGGCGGCGATTTCATCAGCGCACGAAACATCTTCCTGCGCAACAATCATTGCATCGTTTCCACGGCGCATCCGGACAAGAACCCAGAAGTTTTCTACCGCAACAGCTTCGGCCACGCATACGTCTTTATCCACCACGGCAGCGGCAATCTGCTTTCGGAGTATGGACAGCTTCCATTTGAGCCGGGCGACCAAATTGTCGTCCCGCGCGGTACCACCTACCAGATGTTCTTCGACAAGTTGGAAGGCAATAAGCTCCTCTTCTGCGAATCCGATACCCCGTTTGACGTACCCAAGCACTATCGCAACGAATACGGTCAGATGCTCGAGGGCGCTCCCTTCTGCGAACGCGACGTCAAACTTCCCGAACACATGGATGCCGTTGACGAAGAGGGTGACTTCAAGATGATCCTCAAGGCGTGGAATCGCACCTTTGAGTATACCTTGCCGCATCATCCCTTCGATGTCGTCGGCTGGGATGGTTACAACTATCCGCACGCGATCAACATCAAGGACTATTGCCCGATCGTCGGCAAGATCCATCTTCCGCCGCCGGTGCATTTGCTGTTCAAGACGCAGCATTTTGTCGTCTGCAATTTCGTACCGCGTCCATTCGACTTCCATCCCGAGTCAATTCCGGCGCCGTATTTCCATTCCAATATCGACTCCGACGAGATTCTCTACTACGTCGACGGTGATTTCATGTCGCGCAAAGGCGTTGTCGAGGGATCAATCACCTTGCATCCGGGCGGTCTGCCGCATGGTCCGCAGCCCGGTAAGACCGAGGCTTCCATCGGTAAGAAAGAAACTTCCGAATGGGCAATTATGATCGATACGTTCGAGCCGCTTCTGCCTACACTGAATGTCAAAGAGACACTCGACCCCGATTATGCGCGCTCTTGGCTTGACGAAAACAGCAATGGCCGCTATGTCGGCACGGTTTCCTGA
- a CDS encoding DUF3303 family protein: MVIERFKNGDIDPVGERFRASGRMMPDDVKYISSWIDFPGAVCYQMMEADSADRLKLWTDNWCDLVDFEVVPVLTSADFWAQRSGGQPTT, translated from the coding sequence ATGGTGATTGAGCGATTCAAGAATGGCGACATCGACCCCGTCGGTGAGCGCTTCAGAGCTTCTGGCCGCATGATGCCTGACGATGTCAAGTACATCTCAAGTTGGATAGACTTCCCCGGCGCAGTCTGCTACCAAATGATGGAGGCAGATTCTGCCGACCGGCTCAAGCTCTGGACTGACAATTGGTGCGACCTCGTTGATTTCGAGGTCGTTCCTGTGCTCACTTCAGCGGATTTCTGGGCACAGCGCTCCGGTGGTCAACCAACAACATGA
- a CDS encoding flavin reductase family protein, translating to MLQIDPKNTPIPVVHQYLLGGVAPRPIALVSTLSADGVRNLTPFSFFNAFGANPPMIAFSPARRGRDGTLKDTYNNLMATKECTVQAVTHAILHQINLASAEFPSDVDEFVKSGLTPISSVVVKPARVKESPFQMECILRQMIPLGEGKASGNLAICEVVMMHIAEDILEGTIINPGRIDHVARNGGDWWSRVTSANAFKLAKPGSDALIGYDGLPEFVRRSQVLSANNLAQLANWPAAPSLEDARSLIDEDSTIEISRVTFERLARVGNYTAMIKLAQAAVRSGMKNFYLFEQTAKTALDFADDRDFAWKSLLLGNSLTK from the coding sequence ATGTTGCAAATTGATCCGAAAAATACTCCGATCCCGGTCGTTCATCAATACTTGCTTGGCGGCGTTGCCCCACGACCGATTGCATTGGTGTCGACGTTGTCCGCAGACGGTGTCCGCAACCTGACGCCGTTTTCATTTTTCAATGCCTTTGGCGCCAATCCGCCGATGATCGCCTTTTCACCGGCCCGCCGTGGTCGCGACGGCACTCTCAAAGACACTTACAACAATCTCATGGCGACGAAAGAGTGCACCGTCCAAGCGGTCACTCATGCAATCTTGCACCAGATAAATCTCGCCTCTGCAGAGTTTCCGTCCGATGTCGATGAGTTCGTCAAAAGCGGTCTCACTCCGATCTCTTCAGTCGTAGTCAAACCGGCTCGCGTCAAAGAATCCCCATTCCAAATGGAATGCATTCTCAGGCAGATGATCCCGCTTGGCGAAGGCAAAGCATCAGGAAATCTCGCTATCTGCGAAGTCGTGATGATGCACATCGCCGAGGACATCCTTGAAGGCACAATCATCAACCCCGGTCGCATCGACCATGTCGCCCGCAACGGCGGCGATTGGTGGAGCCGTGTCACGAGTGCAAATGCCTTCAAGCTAGCGAAGCCGGGCTCCGATGCCTTGATCGGCTACGATGGCCTTCCCGAATTCGTTCGTCGCTCCCAAGTCCTTTCAGCCAATAATCTCGCACAGCTTGCCAACTGGCCGGCTGCACCGTCTCTCGAAGACGCACGCAGTCTCATCGACGAAGATTCCACTATCGAGATCTCGCGCGTAACTTTTGAACGGCTCGCACGCGTCGGCAATTACACCGCCATGATCAAATTGGCGCAGGCTGCTGTACGCTCCGGCATGAAGAATTTCTACTTATTCGAGCAGACTGCCAAGACTGCTCTCGACTTTGCCGACGACCGCGACTTCGCATGGAAATCACTCTTGCTCGGAAACTCCCTTACCAAGTAG
- a CDS encoding sigma-70 family RNA polymerase sigma factor yields MIENVSELVERFKAGDEKAFNELVRLFEKRIYAHAYQMVGNHTEADEVLQETFVRLVKNITRLKSDSNFASFVFKIATNYCIDIIRKRQRKYVNVDDQEFEESGKFQLELSRSIPTPEDEQENKQLLELINAAIAELPPKQRATIVLHDVDGYSKEEISQMMDCPQATVRSNLHIARSKVKQRLKDKIDGPVDKKKREDRR; encoded by the coding sequence GTGATCGAGAACGTCTCGGAGCTGGTAGAACGATTTAAAGCCGGTGACGAAAAGGCATTTAATGAATTGGTTCGACTGTTTGAGAAGCGGATTTATGCACACGCTTATCAGATGGTGGGCAACCATACCGAAGCCGATGAGGTATTACAGGAGACGTTTGTCCGCCTGGTCAAGAATATCACGAGGCTCAAGTCGGATTCAAATTTCGCCAGTTTCGTGTTTAAGATCGCGACCAACTACTGCATTGACATTATTCGAAAACGACAGCGAAAGTATGTCAATGTTGATGATCAGGAATTTGAGGAGTCAGGGAAATTTCAGCTCGAGTTGTCGCGGTCAATTCCGACACCCGAGGATGAACAGGAGAATAAGCAGCTTTTGGAACTGATCAATGCCGCGATAGCTGAACTACCGCCCAAGCAGAGGGCGACAATTGTACTTCACGATGTCGACGGCTATTCCAAGGAAGAAATTTCGCAGATGATGGATTGCCCGCAGGCGACGGTAAGGTCCAATTTGCATATAGCACGTTCCAAGGTGAAACAGCGGCTTAAGGATAAGATCGACGGCCCGGTAGATAAGAAGAAGCGAGAGGATCGACGGTAA
- a CDS encoding PD40 domain-containing protein produces the protein MILTRLSKITLFFVLFSTCAFAQFEKEAGKIVVHNAMIPVPAGNDKLAFLRMDEKIPGMPLELYLMELATGKETRLMPGVNFAEHPSYAYAFSPSGNEYVVPVKGTKGAWEFFKYAVGSRAGTQIGDLAQYVDVPTQDIMIGLNLDKSSLLQVTDLNWSPSGKKLIFTMMRPGRSSVWWMDIATGRARQATEDKVGYWGSFHSDDVKFCYTDNIIREGITTTEGIILRSTVSADADTVVDTSDNEFAGAISPDGRYMAYNRNIDNTNNVWVINLATRESKAITKTTGGKHCAYPKWSPDGKKIYFQGNGFESQSVVLVQNFVPF, from the coding sequence TTGATTCTGACACGGTTATCGAAAATCACCCTGTTCTTCGTCTTGTTCTCGACTTGCGCCTTCGCCCAGTTCGAAAAAGAGGCAGGGAAAATTGTTGTCCACAATGCAATGATTCCGGTTCCTGCCGGCAACGATAAATTGGCATTCCTGCGAATGGACGAAAAAATCCCCGGTATGCCGCTCGAGCTCTATCTCATGGAACTGGCAACGGGCAAAGAGACTCGTCTAATGCCGGGCGTGAATTTTGCCGAGCACCCAAGTTATGCCTATGCCTTTTCTCCGTCAGGAAACGAATATGTCGTTCCCGTAAAGGGCACCAAGGGCGCATGGGAATTTTTCAAATACGCGGTCGGCTCCCGTGCCGGTACCCAAATTGGCGATCTGGCGCAATATGTCGATGTGCCGACTCAAGACATTATGATTGGCCTCAACCTCGACAAGTCATCCTTGTTGCAGGTTACCGATCTCAACTGGTCGCCTTCCGGCAAGAAGTTGATCTTCACGATGATGCGTCCCGGCCGCAGCTCTGTCTGGTGGATGGACATCGCTACTGGTCGTGCAAGACAAGCTACCGAAGACAAAGTCGGATATTGGGGATCATTCCACTCCGATGACGTCAAGTTTTGCTACACCGACAACATCATCCGGGAGGGAATCACTACCACTGAGGGAATCATCCTTCGCTCGACCGTGTCTGCCGACGCCGACACCGTGGTTGATACCTCAGACAACGAATTCGCGGGAGCAATCTCGCCCGACGGCAGATACATGGCCTATAATCGAAATATCGACAATACCAACAATGTCTGGGTGATCAATCTCGCCACGCGCGAATCCAAGGCAATTACCAAAACAACCGGCGGTAAACATTGCGCCTACCCCAAATGGAGCCCTGACGGAAAGAAGATCTATTTTCAAGGTAACGGCTTTGAAAGTCAGTCTGTCGTTCTCGTCCAGAACTTCGTACCGTTCTAA
- a CDS encoding fumarylacetoacetate hydrolase family protein, with the protein MKLVSFINQNNQERAGIFVNGSVYDLSDGARAVGASLPTTMAEFLKGEERAMEFANLVSEAINSGKVTEVAEIAKMLAPVPHPTSCRDGYAFRQHVATARRNRGVEMIPEFDQYPIFYFTNHNAIFGEGDVLIEDDHLKGLDFELECAVVIGKRGKNIEAADADQYIAGYTIMNDLSARVLQMEEMKLNLGPAKGKDFATTIGPWLVTPDELAARKSESLFGARHNLRMLARHNGKQISDGNVNQMNWTFAEIIERASYGVELLPGDVIGSGTVGTGCYLELNGTWALEAKDRGETHTPIWLKEGDTIELEIDYLGVLTNKIVKSPGNRSILAKKKM; encoded by the coding sequence ATGAAGCTTGTATCATTCATCAATCAGAATAATCAGGAACGCGCCGGCATCTTTGTGAACGGCTCAGTCTACGACCTGAGCGACGGCGCTCGCGCCGTTGGCGCGTCACTTCCGACAACGATGGCGGAATTCCTCAAGGGTGAAGAGCGCGCCATGGAATTCGCCAACCTCGTCAGCGAAGCAATCAACTCCGGGAAAGTCACCGAAGTCGCTGAAATTGCAAAAATGCTCGCGCCGGTGCCGCATCCGACGTCTTGCCGCGATGGCTACGCCTTCCGTCAGCATGTCGCCACGGCACGTCGCAATCGCGGTGTCGAAATGATCCCCGAGTTCGATCAGTATCCGATATTCTACTTCACGAATCACAACGCTATCTTCGGCGAGGGCGATGTTCTCATCGAGGATGATCATCTCAAAGGCCTCGACTTCGAGCTCGAATGCGCCGTCGTAATCGGCAAGCGCGGCAAGAACATCGAAGCCGCCGACGCCGACCAATACATCGCCGGCTACACAATCATGAATGACTTGTCCGCACGTGTCCTCCAGATGGAAGAAATGAAACTCAATCTCGGTCCCGCCAAGGGAAAGGATTTTGCCACCACCATCGGACCATGGTTGGTAACTCCGGACGAACTTGCGGCTAGAAAATCCGAATCGCTCTTCGGTGCGCGCCACAACTTGCGCATGCTCGCACGACACAACGGCAAGCAAATCTCTGACGGCAACGTCAACCAAATGAATTGGACATTTGCCGAAATCATTGAACGCGCCTCCTATGGAGTGGAGTTGCTTCCGGGCGATGTCATTGGTTCCGGCACTGTCGGCACCGGTTGCTACCTCGAACTTAACGGCACGTGGGCGCTCGAAGCCAAAGACCGCGGTGAGACGCATACGCCGATTTGGCTCAAGGAAGGCGACACCATTGAACTCGAAATCGACTATCTCGGTGTGCTGACCAACAAGATCGTCAAATCACCGGGCAACAGGTCCATTCTGGCAAAGAAGAAAATGTAA